From the Desulfovibrio sp. JY genome, one window contains:
- a CDS encoding tRNA methyltransferase, with amino-acid sequence MRTCITERRAERIRDVLARRQTDLTLVINNIHDPHNVSAILRSCDAFGIHRVHLLYTDTAFPALGKKSSGSAKKWVETIRHPDAASLASSLKGQGFVLVATSFSETARPLQEWDLTGKVAIILGNEHRGVDEELAPYVDGALYIPMQGMVQSLNVSVAAAVILYEGFRQRHAAGCYDAPCLPPDEFDRLAAVWEQK; translated from the coding sequence ATGCGAACCTGCATCACCGAACGCCGGGCCGAACGCATCAGGGACGTTCTGGCCAGACGGCAGACCGACCTGACCCTGGTCATAAACAACATCCACGATCCGCACAACGTGTCGGCCATATTACGAAGCTGCGACGCCTTCGGCATCCATCGCGTGCATCTGCTCTATACCGATACGGCCTTCCCGGCGCTGGGGAAAAAATCGTCCGGATCAGCCAAGAAATGGGTGGAGACCATACGCCATCCCGACGCAGCCTCCCTGGCCTCCTCCCTCAAAGGCCAAGGATTCGTCCTGGTGGCCACCAGTTTTTCCGAAACGGCCCGGCCGCTACAGGAATGGGATCTGACAGGCAAGGTCGCCATCATCCTCGGCAACGAGCACCGGGGCGTGGACGAAGAACTCGCCCCCTACGTGGACGGAGCGCTTTATATCCCCATGCAGGGCATGGTGCAAAGCCTCAATGTCTCCGTGGCCGCCGCCGTCATCCTCTACGAGGGTTTTCGCCAACGCCACGCCGCCGGCTGCTACGACGCGCCCTGTCTGCCG